A single Xiphias gladius isolate SHS-SW01 ecotype Sanya breed wild chromosome 18, ASM1685928v1, whole genome shotgun sequence DNA region contains:
- the b4galt5 gene encoding beta-1,4-galactosyltransferase 5 isoform X1 → MPTHLRFRRRSFLGLLFLFSLSTSALYFIYSAPGIVNEYVFMVQARGIQIRENVRNIGAQVLEQVVRGAYSINGTDYSYDFNLSESDDPPTTYLPEGFTYLPSQVCPERFPSMKGKLEMNMTEVSLEEVERSLLEVEPSIAPGGYWKPKDCLPRWKVAILVPFRNRHEHLPILLRHLVPVLQKQRVQFAFYVIEQGGTEPFNRAMLFNVGYKEAIKDLDWDCLIFHDVDHLMENDRNYYGCTDMPRHFAVKLDKYSYMLPYNEFFGGVSGLTVKQFKKINGFPNAFWGWGGEDDDLWNRVQFANFTVSRPHGEQGRYMSIPHHHRGEVQFLGRYSLLRHSKERQKVDGLNNLNYSPEVSRRPLYTNITVSLSRKLAPIADY, encoded by the exons TAAATGAGTATGTGTTCATGGTCCAAGCCAGAGGGATCCAGATCAGAGAGAATGTGAGGAACATCGGTGCTCAGGTTCTTGAGCAGGTGGTGAGAGGGGCTTACAGTATCAATGGCACAG ATTATTCCTATGACTTCAATTTGAGCGAGAGCGATGACCCTCCCACCACGTACCTCCCTGAGGGCTTCACTTACCTCCCCTCACAGGTTTGCCCTGAGAGGTTTCCTTCCATGA agggcaaGTTGGAGATGAATATGACTGAGGTATccctggaggaggtggagagatcCTTGCTGGAGGTAGAGCCTAGCATAGCCCCAGGAGGCTACTGGAAGCCCAAAGACTGTTTACCTCGCTGGAAG GTGGCAATCCTAGTCCCGTTCAGGAACCGACATGAACACTTACCAATCCTCCTCAGACACCTGGTGCCTGTGCTGCAGAAACAGAGAGTCCAGTTTGCCTTTTATGTGATAGAGCAG gggGGCACAGAGCCATTTAACCGAGCCATGTTGTTCAACGTGGGGTACAAGGAGGCTATAAAGGACCTGGATTGGGATTGTCTGATCTTCCACGATGTGGACCACCTCATGGAGAATGACAGGAACTATTATGGCTGCACAGACATGCCCCGACACTTTGCGGTCAAGCTCGACAAGTACTCCTACAT GCTTCCCTATAATGAGTTCTTCGGTGGTGTCAGTGGCCTGACGGTTAAGCAGTTCAAGAAGATAAATGGATTTCCTAATGCGTTCTGGGGCTGGGGAGGAGAGGACGATGACCTCTGGAACAG GGTGCAGTTTGCTAATTTCACAGTAAGTCGACCACATGGAGAGCAGGGACGCTACATGTCAATTCCACATCATCATCGTGGGGAAGTCCAGTTCCTGGGAAG GTATAGTCTACTACGCCACtcaaaggagagacagaaagtggaTGGTCTTAACAACCTAAACTACTCCCCCGAAGTATCCAGGAGGCCTCTCTACACCAACATCACAGTCAGCTTGAGCAGAAAGCTTGCACCTATAGCTGACTACTGA
- the b4galt5 gene encoding beta-1,4-galactosyltransferase 5 isoform X2 — protein MVQARGIQIRENVRNIGAQVLEQVVRGAYSINGTDYSYDFNLSESDDPPTTYLPEGFTYLPSQVCPERFPSMKGKLEMNMTEVSLEEVERSLLEVEPSIAPGGYWKPKDCLPRWKVAILVPFRNRHEHLPILLRHLVPVLQKQRVQFAFYVIEQGGTEPFNRAMLFNVGYKEAIKDLDWDCLIFHDVDHLMENDRNYYGCTDMPRHFAVKLDKYSYMLPYNEFFGGVSGLTVKQFKKINGFPNAFWGWGGEDDDLWNRVQFANFTVSRPHGEQGRYMSIPHHHRGEVQFLGRYSLLRHSKERQKVDGLNNLNYSPEVSRRPLYTNITVSLSRKLAPIADY, from the exons ATGGTCCAAGCCAGAGGGATCCAGATCAGAGAGAATGTGAGGAACATCGGTGCTCAGGTTCTTGAGCAGGTGGTGAGAGGGGCTTACAGTATCAATGGCACAG ATTATTCCTATGACTTCAATTTGAGCGAGAGCGATGACCCTCCCACCACGTACCTCCCTGAGGGCTTCACTTACCTCCCCTCACAGGTTTGCCCTGAGAGGTTTCCTTCCATGA agggcaaGTTGGAGATGAATATGACTGAGGTATccctggaggaggtggagagatcCTTGCTGGAGGTAGAGCCTAGCATAGCCCCAGGAGGCTACTGGAAGCCCAAAGACTGTTTACCTCGCTGGAAG GTGGCAATCCTAGTCCCGTTCAGGAACCGACATGAACACTTACCAATCCTCCTCAGACACCTGGTGCCTGTGCTGCAGAAACAGAGAGTCCAGTTTGCCTTTTATGTGATAGAGCAG gggGGCACAGAGCCATTTAACCGAGCCATGTTGTTCAACGTGGGGTACAAGGAGGCTATAAAGGACCTGGATTGGGATTGTCTGATCTTCCACGATGTGGACCACCTCATGGAGAATGACAGGAACTATTATGGCTGCACAGACATGCCCCGACACTTTGCGGTCAAGCTCGACAAGTACTCCTACAT GCTTCCCTATAATGAGTTCTTCGGTGGTGTCAGTGGCCTGACGGTTAAGCAGTTCAAGAAGATAAATGGATTTCCTAATGCGTTCTGGGGCTGGGGAGGAGAGGACGATGACCTCTGGAACAG GGTGCAGTTTGCTAATTTCACAGTAAGTCGACCACATGGAGAGCAGGGACGCTACATGTCAATTCCACATCATCATCGTGGGGAAGTCCAGTTCCTGGGAAG GTATAGTCTACTACGCCACtcaaaggagagacagaaagtggaTGGTCTTAACAACCTAAACTACTCCCCCGAAGTATCCAGGAGGCCTCTCTACACCAACATCACAGTCAGCTTGAGCAGAAAGCTTGCACCTATAGCTGACTACTGA